Part of the Lycium ferocissimum isolate CSIRO_LF1 chromosome 6, AGI_CSIRO_Lferr_CH_V1, whole genome shotgun sequence genome, TTAGCTatgctgttacacctcgtagttgttgtacgttgagattcgttcggtgttagctattcaattgcagacatcggagttattgtcgagaagatgcaagatcataggtgctccttttacaattataagagtccgagttcgcgtaACAGGTTATAGAAGGATTAGaaaacaagtgaactaaggagattaagcttccgaggctttgaaggaaagttgggcaaggtttggtatGGAAATCTTAGTCTAAATGGGAGAAAGAATATcctttagtatattaagagttttgaagtggaataaaagtctaaagtgaagtttggaaagtctagtttccaacgcaacaagccgttcctcaataggacatcggggtaaggagatatggacgttacaagtcgggtAGGCAGAccaggaaaatggtctgcgcgaacgcgcagaaggccaagggccaaaacAGCAAGAACGCGCCACTacgaggcgcgaacgcgctgaacaatTTTGAGGCCCAGATTCGGGAtaaaggttatattataagaagtgtaataataatatacatatgacatttggagaccatatggtgtaaatcagGTAGTATGTTGCTTGAGGAAAGCCCTCGTTACTgtaagctaagtggggcccacatgtcgggattttataaaggacatattaagagatatataagtagtacatgaaaagttgggcaagtcctaagaaggacccttaagccaaatatgggcataggccctccaaaaggacgatttaaggaaacattttcggatgatctgacttcgaggggccaaaacgacattataagtttggaatttggaaaaccactaagaatgaaagttgtatataattgaaagagatttccaaccataggtcgtagtccctcacacgatatcgggatAAAGAGTtttgacctttttactgaacaaaGGCGCTGGCAGAAAAACTAagtcagcgcgaacgcgcccaaagggaGCGCGAACGCGCTATTTAAAGGGGTTTACCCCCCATTTTCTTCACCAAACGCCCCAAATACTCTCCAAAATTCTGGAGAGTTCTCCCCAACCCCCCAAGCCAACTTTTTAgcccaaaccaggtataattttcaaattcggtccggatagcgtatagttattGTTGCAGAATCATATAGTGGCGTGTTGTGGCCTAAACTTAGCGTGGAAAAGTGAATATACAGAAATATTAAAGGGagaaaggtatggatctcttcctatttatgttaatactgGCTTATTCACGAACATAGAGCGGTAAAATGATTGTATAGTGAGTTGagtagttatggaagttgaaaaatagtgtgtgggctgttttatataATACTTTGGtatgggaaatgatgttatggatgttggtactgttttgttgttgttggtttttggattaagaattcgggctaggcatataaacaggggagatgctgcccgatttttggcAGAATATAAACTAGTTTAGTTTGAACACTAGGACAAGTGTATGATaatgagtctaacgttagtgcgaatcctctcgaatgtagatttacgagctcggacgaataagcgtagctaataggaggttgaacaggtatgttaaggctcgtccctttctttcaaaggcatgattctgaTGTTATGACTTCaaaaatgtttccatatcttccttgttttcaaaagttagatgtttatgactccaagacataattcctttcctaataattcataaatgttttccaaaatattcgtattttctaaatcagagatttatggctccgtgagctcttatgataacaacgatgaacctgttttcacaatgataatgatgatgccaaagatgagaatattttcctacgatgattatgatgatgatgattccatgtttaaaggtttcaagtttacgatttcaatgacgatataagaatgttgagctattttcttgatttctcaattttattcatggatgatgactatttttaaagattccaaagtatatgaattgacgccttatgagatttatgatcctattctatgtttctcttaaagttattcttcattgatagtttcaccttataataattgttccttcaaggtgagacaaagcgatgatgattattccataatataatcggaggttaccgaccttacgtcactccgatagagatatagttttccttgggctctcctgcatgctgcttatatgatatatgtatatgatacatgaacatgacatatgtacatgatacatgaacatgatatatgtatatgtacatggggaatatgggaaaaagggagtggcgctatagacgcatgaccacctgatcagttggcgtaatatgatatcatcccagacgcgggatgcccggacgcgggacatatgtggttaaatggatcgggccgacgtTCCTCGgtatattttctgtatatatgaacaagaaatgtttttcaaagaaagctaagcatgcatggcatccgccctaagaggcactcatatgtacaggttactcttttatcttacgatatgctctatatttccattctgttattatcCATACTTGTATCCCTTATTATATTatcgttcatgccttacatactcggtacattactcgtactgacgtcccttcttgcggacgctgtgttcatgcccacaggtagacgagGAGACGGTACAGATCCCTAGGAGCCTTGTCAGTAGCTTTGCGGTagcactccactactctggATTTGTCGCATATCggtacattcttttgtgtacatattttgggGCACAGCAGGGTCCTGTCTTGTCCTAATGttcagtattccagttagacgctcgtagatacatatgaaTGTATGGGTAATAGATGTCTCACGATCACcttagtgtatatttttgtatatcacttTTGACACCTCGAGAGCTTATGcatatatgcatgttttgtgaAGATATTTAGTGACCACTTCACTGCATGTCTGTTGGGTACTATGATTGCACAGGTTGAGTGATAGATAGtatgataaggggtgctcggtagctAGTACCAGGTACCTGTCATGTGCCTCTtgatgggtcgtgacatatgccCGGGacacctagacttgagtggaagggtaaccttagtctcCTCTCTAAGAAAGTCATATCCTTTGGTCGTGCTAGGAAGCTAGTAGAGAAGGGTTGTCTAGCTTATTTGGCACATGTTCGTGACACCAGTGCAGATACTCCATCTCTTGATTTGGTTCCAATGGTACgcgagtttgcggatgtgttccCCGCGGACTTTCCTGGTATGCCACCtgatcgtgacattgattttaGATTTAATTTAGACCCAGGGACTCGTCTATCTCTATCCCACCTTATAGGATAGCGCCAGCAGAACTCAGGGAATTAAAagagcagttgcaagatcttttgataaggggtttattcgcTCGAGTGCctctccttggggtgctcctgtgttgtttgttaagaagaaggatgggtctatgcatatgtgtattgattaccgtcaACTGAATAAGGTAATTGTCTGAAACAAGTATTCCAttccccgtattgatgacttgtttgatcagttacagggagcttctgtgttctctaaaatttacttaaggtcagggtatcatcaattgaagattcgggtagaggatgtTCCTAAAATAGCTTTTCAGACTAGGTATtgacactatgagttcttggttatgtcctTTGGGCTTACTATGCCCCAACTGCGTTCATgcatttgatgaacagtgtgtttAAGCCCTTTCTAGACTCTTTCATAATAGTGTTCactgatgatatcctggtgtactctAGAAGTAAGGAGAAGCATGAGAAACACTTGGggattgctcttggggtattgcaggagaaggagttgtatgctaaattcaccaagtgtgaattctggttgtcctcagtgtccttcttggggcatgttattttgAAAGAGGGTATTATGCTGGATCCtcagaaaattcaggcagtcagggaatgggctaggcccacatccGTGATCGAGATTCGTTGTTTCGTGGTTCTGGCTAGCTACTATCAtcgatttgtgaaagggtttgcctctattgcttctcatttgactcGCTTGACTCAGGAAGAGGTACCGTTTCAGTGATCtgatgagtgtgaggagagctttcaaaaccTCAAGACATTGTTGACTACAACGCCTATTCTAGCACTGCCCATCAAaggcaaggattttgttgtttatggTGTTTCTTCACGTTTTGGTTTGGGTctttgttttgatgcaggaaaagaaggtgattgcttatgcttctcggcagttGAAAGTGCATGAGAAATACTATCCCACTTATGATttagagttggcagcggtgGTATTTACGTTGAAAATCGGGAGGcgctacttgtatggtgtccattgtgaggtgtaccCAAACCATCGTAGTTTACAGCATATGTTCACTCAGAGGGATCTGAACTCGAGGCAGCGAAGGTGGATGGAAcagctgaaagattatgacatcaccattctgtatcatcctggtaaagCAAACGTAGTGGTGGATGCATTGAGCAGGAAGTCGGATAGTATGGGAAGTCTGGCTCGTTTGATTTCTTCGGAGCGTCCGTTAGCTAGAGAGGTTCATCCGGCGGAACGTTTTATGAGGTCGGGATATTTCCTGAAGCACATacggtgttggcttgtgttgaggctcggtCATCGGTCTTAGAACAGATAAAGGCTaaacagtttgaggatgctaagttgtgaaaaataagtgacaaggtgttgcgtggtgaggccaaggaggccgtgatcgATGAGGTGGGTGTGTTACAGATTAAGAGGCGAGTTTGTGTGCCACGTGTGGGTGATTTGGTTAAGACCATTCTAGTCGAGCGTCATAGTTcaaggtattctattcatcctggcgctactaagatgtatcgcGATTTGAGACAACATAactggtgggctaggatgaagcaTGATATAgtagagtttgttgctcagtgtctgaattggcaacaggtgaagtatgaatATCAGAAACCTAGGGGTACACtttagaggatgcccattcctaaatggaagtgggaaagaatagccgtgatttcgtggttggtcttTCAAAGACGCTAGGGAAGTTTGACtctatctgggttattgttgataggttgactaagtttGCCCACTTTATTCCGGTGAAGATCACTTATGATGAGGAGAAATTGGCTAAAATCTACATTCGTGAGGTGCTTAGGGTTCAcggggttcctatctccattGTTTCCGACAGGGGCACAACGTTCACGTCTAGGTTTTGGGAGTGTttgcatgaggagttgggtacaaAGTTGGATCTTAACACTGCTTTCCACCCTCAGAATGCCCgcggactattcaggtccttgaggatatgcttcgtGCTTGTGTGATAGCCTTTGGTGGGCATGTCCACATTTTCCCTCCCCGATCGCGAGGCCTATGTGAATGTAAAGACCCGCGGCTCAGACCAACCCATCCCACTATCCCACGCAACCATAAAGACCACCACAAGATCAGGATAGCCTATCCCTCCAAGGCTATGCGATCACAACACCCCTCCTGCGATCACGAAGAAGGGTGGTTGGCTCCAGaaaccaacaatcacaaaaTACTCCCGGACGTCGATTTTACCCCCAaaactcatccggaacctcccggacacaaaccaaatatgcatttcagtCATAAAATACAGTACGACCATGCTCACGAACTCAAAAACACCAAAAAGAGGTCGTCTTGACCCAATGATGACAATGGCCAACTCTTACATTTAACTAGTTTCCAACCAAAAGCTCAAATCGTGCCCGAGCCTCTCGAGACCCACACCAAGTactcgactaagtcataaatcatgtTCGGACCTAATGGAATGGACGAAACCTCGATACGGACCCATTTACCCCTTGaagttgactttggtcaaaatttattattttcataacttaAGGACTTCTAACTTTACTAAATCTGATCCGAAACTAACCTGGTCGCCTCGGGAACCCTGCCATccatccccgcaagtcataaaCACCAAGGCGAAACTAAGGAAAGGGTATTTtaggaaaaaaggaaataaatcatAAAACGACCAAGTGGGTCATTACACATGTTCTTTTAACCTAAAAGTTTAGGAATCTGAAATATTTAGGGTTCGTTATCAGAGGCTGTAGAACTTATTAAAAGGGAGGCATGGTCAGAACTAGTTCTAATCAATTGTATCATAGAAGTATCAGGGACTTTTTGCAGTCAATTTTGATTGATAAGAACACTACCCAAcctcttttatattttaattccaAGCACTCTATGATTTCACCAAGTATATATGGACTCAATGAATCCTACATCCTTATGTTCGCTATCTCATGTAGTCAAAAAGTATCATGCTCTTCTCCATCTTATGATGTTATCTCCTCTCTTTCCTATAAGATTAGTACTACAATTAAAGTGACCCACAACCATTCCATCCATGTCAGATGTTGATAGAGTGGTCTTCAATTCTTCCCATAATGGCTCCCTTTAATGGACTTTGCACTTGGCAAAATAGTGGTAATGGTTAGTAATTCATCCCTGCTGTTAATCTCATAAGCGAGTGGTTGCTCAGAGTAAGAGTTCACTAGAAAATCAACCTCTTCATCCCAAAAAGaaacatattttgtttgtgcAGTTAGCATAATATATGCACACCCAAGCCCTTTCCTATATTTCTCAAGTTTTTTTCTCCTACACATAGGTTCTTATATTGCAGAAAAGGTCAAATTGTGTTTTATTTTCAATTGCTTAAGCTCTCTCAATTAAGCTTTCAatcccttaatattccaacaTAGAGATCtaatcatgaaataaaatttggaTGTTCTTTTATTCGGTGATATTCTCATAGATTTATCAGCTCTGCCTTTAGCTgtcaatttacataaactagAGGAAGGAATGGGGGTCTCGTGGAATATATCTGAAAAAACATATGATTTGATAAAACCAGTCGTTATTGTTAAAGTACATGGAAATTTCTTCAATTGAGAAAAAATCATGTATATTGAAGCATTATTTCAGCTTTACTTTTTCATCCTTACTACCTAGAAATAGACTTGACCTTTTAATGTGGATTTCATCATGgttttgatttttgtatttttgagtGTTGAATCAGACTCGAATGTGAACTTGGTGACGAATGGATTTTGACTCGATTTAGTCTTGACACATAGTCTGAACGAATAACTTAATTATATGAAGTACTAATACATGATGGTGCTAACAATTTATTTCTGACATTCAAAGGACCATATGTTATTCACTTTAACATATATAGGCCAAATTACGTGTATTTAGATCTCttttaataagaaataaaaaaagaagaagctaaaaTATCAGAAATctatatctttatttattttgtacattgaaagACTGCCTTAAATGAACCAAAGATAAAGGATGATTAAAAAgattatttgtcatcatttgaTCAATCTAAATATTTAGAAGTCTTCCACACTGAAAGTCTCATTGAGGACATCATCATCCCATTCTCATGGATCATTGTCATGTTCTTTCAACGATATTCATTGTTTCCCATGGTATTCTCCTGATTGAGACAAAACATCTTAATGTGAGTCTATTTATCTTAATAATATAACAAAGGAAATGAATTCAtacaaaaataatgatattaattaACTCTATAATAATAAGAACAGTGCTTTGAACTGACCTCCATGTGATAGTTACATCCATTAACACTAGGAACTCTTGCATCACTATGAACTGAAGAATGATCATTATGTTGAGTgatgtgattgttgttgttatgattcgAGTTGGTACTCCAATTTGAATGGGCAGATTCCAACTCTAATTGGGAAGGATTATTTAGTTGTGTACCCATAGTGGAGACTGGACCGAAGATAGGCCTGAGATAGCAAAACAAAAGCATAATTAGAATTCATATAACattaaacaagaacaaaaccAATATAGAGTGACAATTAATTTTATTTCCTCTGACTCATTTATATGACATTATTAACCTTTTAGTTATTTTGTCTTTAATAATGATTTGATTTCGTATTGAGTTTAGATGCTTTGACCATTATAATTCTGATATCATCATTCTTTT contains:
- the LOC132061276 gene encoding uncharacterized protein LOC132061276 — encoded protein: MVVDVKQNLAQAFGKFEAQVNFDESSGKSIMDFWHSLCTSTRPIFGPVSTMGTQLNNPSQLELESAHSNWSTNSNHNNNNHITQHNDHSSVHSDARVPSVNGCNYHMEENTMGNNEYR